A genomic segment from Leptolyngbya boryana PCC 6306 encodes:
- a CDS encoding outer membrane beta-barrel protein: MRYILAVLTILATLGTISPSFAQPDPVSSPLDRAPIDDIQPLDPEDTQSELGEIEIIDRPAQTRRQPDVQLLVRSSVFSSSNITALEALKQSDTVFTNTAHLLITPKLGENTRLIASAGGGIVRFASEGDSNYNIEQYNIAVQQRLAPGTFGQLGWVQDSLRRPGSGDLLTRDNAVQLIVGRQDQLGKQARLDSFYEFRSSFTNPSEDSRITNTIGTRLRYDISPQVQGALDYRLSFKNFTQGVSRSDTEHQISAIVIYNINPDVFLAGSASYLFGRSSNAAIDINNLSFGLSLGFNLPLF; the protein is encoded by the coding sequence ATGCGCTACATTCTCGCTGTGCTGACAATTTTGGCAACGCTAGGAACGATTTCTCCTAGTTTTGCCCAACCCGATCCAGTGTCTTCTCCACTGGATCGTGCGCCGATAGACGATATTCAACCCCTTGACCCCGAAGATACTCAATCTGAACTCGGAGAAATTGAAATCATCGATCGACCTGCCCAAACTCGTCGTCAACCAGATGTGCAGTTGCTTGTGCGATCGTCGGTGTTTTCTAGCTCCAATATCACTGCACTTGAAGCCCTGAAACAATCTGATACTGTTTTCACGAATACGGCTCACCTGCTCATCACACCCAAGCTCGGCGAGAATACCAGACTAATTGCCTCAGCAGGCGGTGGAATTGTCCGATTTGCATCTGAAGGCGATTCTAACTACAACATTGAGCAGTACAACATTGCAGTACAACAAAGACTTGCACCTGGAACATTCGGACAGTTGGGATGGGTGCAAGACAGCTTGCGCCGTCCAGGGAGTGGCGATTTGCTGACGCGAGATAATGCGGTGCAGTTGATTGTGGGACGGCAAGATCAGTTAGGCAAGCAAGCTCGACTCGATTCGTTTTATGAATTTCGCTCGAGCTTTACGAATCCAAGTGAAGACAGTCGGATTACCAATACGATCGGCACAAGATTGCGCTATGACATTTCGCCGCAAGTGCAGGGCGCATTAGATTATCGCTTGTCGTTTAAGAATTTTACGCAAGGCGTTTCTCGTTCAGATACCGAACATCAGATTAGTGCGATCGTGATTTACAACATTAATCCAGATGTATTTTTAGCCGGATCTGCGTCGTATTTGTTTGGACGATCGTCAAATGCTGCGATCGATATAAACAATCTGTCATTCGGGCTGAGTTTGGGCTTTAACCTGCCCCTCTTCTAG
- a CDS encoding FecR family protein, whose product MTIQRGIVAASFLAFACVLPVQASSALLTRGEVYKLTNQAQLLQRNRPARPARLSDVLVPQDAIKTATRSRAELLFNEGSLARIGSNAIFRFIPGMRGFQLRNGTALIMSPPTTVATRIETLDGSAIAELPPSAIDAPPTSEQYQTRSLAMVVHVDGANNKTQFFNLTNNPIKILDNKGNFIVINGGETVTVQNGVIGKINTFDLRKFYQTSSLSTGLAPAQESLIAQEPAKVQATLNLVRVATIAALNLQARKLEGLCTLNARGGASTLSTNCITTDSDDPLRDFQDRRDVTTPRPERQPPVDVVVPTTPPITPDTNPNTNPNPNPNSPVGVPVFVRPN is encoded by the coding sequence ATGACGATTCAACGTGGCATCGTTGCGGCAAGTTTTCTCGCGTTCGCCTGTGTTCTTCCCGTGCAAGCCTCCTCCGCTCTCTTAACTCGGGGTGAAGTCTACAAACTCACGAATCAAGCGCAATTGCTTCAGCGCAATCGTCCGGCACGTCCAGCTCGACTCTCTGATGTATTAGTGCCCCAAGATGCAATTAAAACGGCAACGAGATCGAGAGCCGAACTCCTTTTTAATGAAGGCTCTCTCGCCCGAATTGGTTCAAATGCAATTTTCCGATTTATCCCCGGAATGCGCGGGTTTCAGTTGCGTAATGGAACCGCTTTGATCATGAGTCCGCCGACTACCGTTGCAACGCGGATTGAGACATTAGATGGAAGTGCGATCGCAGAATTACCTCCGAGCGCGATCGATGCTCCTCCAACCAGCGAGCAATACCAGACTCGCAGTTTAGCCATGGTAGTTCACGTCGATGGTGCAAACAATAAAACTCAGTTTTTCAATCTCACGAATAATCCAATCAAGATTTTAGACAATAAAGGCAACTTCATTGTGATTAATGGTGGAGAAACCGTCACGGTACAAAATGGCGTGATTGGGAAAATCAATACGTTTGACTTGAGAAAGTTTTATCAAACGAGTTCACTTTCGACAGGTTTAGCACCCGCCCAAGAAAGCTTGATTGCTCAAGAGCCTGCGAAAGTTCAAGCCACTTTAAATCTGGTGCGCGTTGCCACGATCGCGGCGTTAAATCTGCAAGCACGCAAACTCGAAGGACTCTGCACCTTAAATGCTCGGGGAGGAGCAAGCACGCTCAGCACAAATTGCATCACAACCGATTCTGACGATCCGCTGCGAGACTTTCAAGATCGGCGCGATGTCACCACGCCTCGACCTGAACGGCAACCGCCTGTAGATGTCGTTGTGCCAACCACTCCACCCATCACTCCCGACACCAATCCCAATACTAATCCCAACCCCAATCCCAATTCTCCAGTTGGCGTTCCTGTCTTCGTTCGCCCCAATTAA
- a CDS encoding heavy-metal-associated domain-containing protein produces MALKLHVPTLNSPEAAQDIKDTILTHEPDAKVDINLEQKTVTVEGKASEETFKQAITATGHQISGY; encoded by the coding sequence ATGGCACTCAAACTACACGTTCCAACTCTTAATAGCCCTGAAGCTGCACAAGATATTAAAGACACGATTTTGACGCATGAACCTGACGCAAAAGTAGATATTAATCTGGAGCAAAAAACAGTCACGGTAGAAGGAAAAGCCTCAGAAGAAACCTTCAAACAGGCAATCACGGCAACGGGTCATCAAATTAGTGGATATTAA
- a CDS encoding pyridoxamine 5'-phosphate oxidase family protein: MAKFYPELTESLQEFIQAQHIFFTATAPIQGRINLSPKGMNSFRCLDAHTVAYLDLTGSGNEASAHLIENGRMTIMFCSFAEKPMILRLYGTGCVIRPRDHDWQDFYSLFEPIPGARQVVKVSLEAVQTSCGFGVPLYEHLGDRETLVEWAEKKGEAGIQQYWHDKNQVSIDGLPTYILNEK; this comes from the coding sequence ATGGCAAAGTTTTATCCGGAACTGACCGAATCTCTTCAGGAATTTATTCAGGCACAGCATATTTTCTTTACTGCAACTGCGCCGATTCAAGGACGAATTAATCTTTCTCCAAAGGGCATGAATTCGTTTCGATGTTTGGATGCTCATACAGTTGCTTATTTGGATCTCACGGGGAGTGGGAATGAAGCGAGCGCTCACTTGATCGAGAATGGGCGGATGACGATTATGTTTTGCAGTTTCGCCGAGAAACCGATGATTCTGCGGCTCTACGGCACAGGCTGCGTCATTCGCCCTAGAGATCATGATTGGCAAGATTTTTATTCATTATTTGAGCCGATACCAGGGGCACGACAGGTGGTGAAGGTTTCTCTGGAGGCAGTGCAAACGTCTTGCGGATTTGGTGTGCCACTGTATGAGCATTTGGGCGATCGAGAAACGCTCGTCGAGTGGGCAGAGAAGAAAGGAGAAGCCGGAATCCAACAGTATTGGCATGATAAAAATCAGGTCAGTATTGATGGATTACCTACGTATATTTTGAACGAGAAGTAA
- a CDS encoding toll/interleukin-1 receptor domain-containing protein encodes MSITVFFSYAHEDESLRDKLANHLSILKRLGKIEAWYDRQILPSTEWDKQINTHLETANIILLLISDDFLASDYCWDVEVNRAMVRHEAKEACVIPIILRPCDWQGAPFGKLQGLPKDMRPVTTWDNIDSAFTDIAKGIRRLAEELVRKKEPHSDQKPLSSSANSETTASALTQNTFNISNSTISNLVGSGSIHYETAPQNSDP; translated from the coding sequence ATGAGCATCACTGTTTTCTTCTCTTATGCCCACGAAGATGAAAGCCTACGTGACAAGTTAGCCAACCATCTCAGCATTCTCAAACGCTTGGGGAAGATTGAGGCTTGGTACGATCGACAAATCCTACCCAGTACTGAATGGGATAAGCAGATCAACACCCATTTGGAAACCGCTAACATCATTTTGCTGCTCATTAGCGATGATTTTCTAGCATCAGATTACTGCTGGGATGTTGAAGTGAATCGAGCAATGGTACGACATGAAGCGAAGGAAGCTTGTGTGATTCCAATTATTTTACGCCCGTGTGATTGGCAAGGTGCGCCATTTGGGAAGCTACAAGGATTGCCGAAAGATATGCGTCCTGTAACAACTTGGGACAACATTGATAGTGCTTTCACAGATATTGCGAAAGGGATTCGACGGCTTGCAGAAGAATTGGTACGAAAAAAAGAACCTCACTCTGATCAGAAACCTCTCTCCAGTTCAGCGAACTCTGAAACTACCGCTAGCGCTCTAACTCAAAATACCTTTAACATCTCAAACAGTACGATCTCCAATTTAGTTGGATCTGGCTCAATTCATTACGAAACAGCACCTCAGAACAGTGATCCCTAA
- a CDS encoding pentapeptide repeat-containing protein, with product MKNNFGQANIKGMNWKHADLQFADFHQCQAGLSFTQGIGLQLILYGLAAFTGFISGVAGIGATNLLSLQNIHRFTYFPGVAVLIFVWIGIVIAVKRGFAEFIGSSAALFCGVAILFLLSRSELWGNFLFSIAITAIPELVALQLGSIVSLIDKGLSKSIGAILIIMASIGVVTGLSSISRLNPYVKPDWLDGIVALSLLFAATVIGKKAVQPNQQFLETIQWASRIVTLMGGTSFRAANLAGANFSQADVRHTDFRGANLFQTYWWDVKGLEFARLEQTYLADARVRKLVTTLNGQSQNFDALNLEGVNLKDAILKGASFVETNLHCAILQAVDLRDSILVRVTLTGADLSGADLTGICIQDWSINSETDFSGIRCDYVYREFENNQPTNRYPSDRDFQPGEFESLFQKLTNAVELVFQDQIDWRALSFTFEKFRLEDDGMGLELKGIEQRGNYWIVKVTHGEGVSKQQVEQQVQSTYEDLRSIMEAKDKQINRLLGIVETQTEAMQRQAEALTNFSQQPFGNHFLISGSTITNLAGSGQIEYREAAHGVRSLITNQIDPNSNLQELLGQLKHQNVATTSATQRDLIQQVLFSEADRDPALKQFLLEKGQHILDRLPDGEFKIAIRNAISLIRND from the coding sequence GTGAAGAATAACTTTGGTCAAGCCAATATCAAGGGCATGAACTGGAAACATGCCGACCTTCAATTTGCTGACTTTCATCAGTGTCAGGCTGGATTGTCATTCACTCAAGGTATTGGCTTGCAGCTTATTCTATACGGACTTGCTGCATTCACTGGTTTCATATCTGGAGTCGCTGGGATTGGTGCGACTAATTTATTAAGCTTACAAAACATTCATCGATTTACCTACTTTCCAGGCGTTGCTGTGCTCATTTTTGTCTGGATTGGAATCGTGATTGCAGTAAAACGAGGATTCGCAGAGTTTATCGGATCAAGTGCGGCACTTTTTTGCGGCGTGGCAATTTTATTTCTACTAAGTCGAAGCGAGTTGTGGGGTAATTTTTTGTTTTCGATCGCGATCACTGCCATTCCTGAGTTAGTAGCCTTGCAACTAGGAAGCATCGTTTCCTTAATCGATAAAGGACTTTCTAAATCCATTGGGGCAATTCTAATAATCATGGCTTCAATTGGCGTGGTCACAGGTCTATCTAGTATTTCACGCTTAAATCCTTATGTGAAACCAGATTGGTTAGATGGTATAGTAGCGCTCAGCCTGCTCTTTGCTGCAACAGTTATTGGCAAAAAAGCAGTTCAGCCGAATCAACAATTTTTAGAAACGATTCAATGGGCATCTCGTATTGTCACTTTGATGGGTGGAACTTCATTTCGTGCTGCTAACCTTGCTGGTGCAAACTTTTCTCAAGCTGATGTAAGACATACCGACTTTCGAGGAGCAAACCTGTTCCAAACTTATTGGTGGGATGTGAAAGGATTAGAATTTGCCCGTTTAGAGCAAACCTACCTTGCAGATGCCAGAGTTCGGAAATTAGTAACGACTCTGAATGGACAATCACAGAATTTTGATGCTCTGAATTTAGAGGGAGTTAACCTCAAGGATGCTATCCTCAAAGGTGCAAGTTTTGTTGAGACAAATTTGCACTGCGCGATTCTCCAAGCTGTAGATTTGCGAGACAGCATTTTGGTGCGAGTCACTTTAACAGGTGCAGATTTAAGTGGTGCAGATTTGACTGGGATTTGTATTCAGGATTGGAGCATCAATAGCGAGACAGACTTTTCAGGGATTCGATGTGATTATGTTTATCGAGAATTTGAGAATAACCAACCTACTAATCGGTATCCTAGCGATCGCGATTTTCAACCCGGTGAATTTGAGTCCCTATTTCAGAAATTGACCAATGCTGTTGAGCTTGTCTTTCAAGATCAAATTGATTGGAGAGCTTTGAGCTTTACCTTTGAGAAGTTCAGGCTCGAAGATGATGGCATGGGGCTAGAACTCAAAGGAATTGAGCAGCGGGGAAATTATTGGATTGTCAAAGTCACGCATGGAGAAGGAGTCTCTAAGCAACAGGTTGAGCAACAAGTTCAGAGTACTTATGAAGATCTGCGATCGATTATGGAAGCAAAAGATAAGCAGATCAATCGATTACTCGGCATTGTAGAAACCCAAACAGAAGCAATGCAGCGGCAAGCCGAAGCCTTAACGAATTTTAGCCAGCAACCCTTTGGGAATCATTTCTTGATCTCAGGCAGTACGATTACCAATCTTGCTGGGTCAGGACAGATTGAGTATCGCGAAGCGGCTCATGGAGTTCGCAGTCTCATCACAAATCAGATTGATCCCAATTCAAATCTACAAGAGCTACTCGGTCAACTCAAACATCAAAACGTCGCAACTACTTCTGCAACTCAGAGAGACTTGATCCAACAAGTTTTATTCTCCGAAGCAGATCGAGATCCGGCGCTAAAACAATTTCTACTAGAAAAAGGACAACACATTCTCGATCGCTTACCAGATGGAGAATTTAAAATCGCAATCCGAAATGCGATCTCGTTGATAAGAAATGACTGA
- a CDS encoding esterase-like activity of phytase family protein, which produces MRRWVSWIAIVCCFLGLTGCSLPQVKAEDRLFLPLQVEFLGSHTLSDKQFQNTAVGGLSGITYDRKNDLYYAVSDDRSDRNPARFYTLKLNIDSTPRLQSVEIQNVTTLKDENGEPFQNNTIDAEAISLSPQKTVFISSEGAANQGISPSLGEFDLQTGQLKRKLKLPDAYFPDELGIKQTRGIQNNRAFEAMSLNAGAATAPPAEPYRLFAALESPLVQDLSLPNRSESVLNRILHYQFIGDRAALISEHAYPLDPKPANTIEYGLTDLLSIDQGGHFLSLERSLGLGGFQAKLFQVETGTASDTSRIETLRDATGVQTARKELLLDLNTLGVRLDNLEGMTLGARFPDGSQSLILVSDDNFNGLVQITQFLLFRLTGLKG; this is translated from the coding sequence ATGCGTCGCTGGGTTTCTTGGATCGCGATCGTCTGTTGTTTTCTCGGTTTGACTGGATGCAGTCTGCCCCAAGTCAAAGCAGAAGATCGACTGTTTTTACCGTTGCAAGTGGAATTCTTGGGCAGCCATACCTTGTCTGATAAGCAATTTCAAAATACGGCAGTCGGAGGACTCTCAGGGATTACTTACGATCGTAAAAATGATCTTTATTATGCGGTCTCAGATGATCGCAGCGATCGTAACCCTGCACGGTTTTACACGCTGAAATTGAACATCGATTCAACCCCGCGCCTGCAATCTGTTGAAATTCAAAACGTCACAACCCTGAAAGATGAAAACGGGGAGCCGTTTCAGAACAATACGATCGATGCTGAAGCAATCTCCTTGTCTCCTCAGAAAACAGTCTTCATTTCCAGCGAAGGTGCAGCGAATCAAGGCATTTCTCCCTCTCTTGGAGAATTCGATCTGCAAACCGGACAACTGAAGCGAAAACTAAAACTGCCAGACGCTTATTTTCCAGATGAATTAGGTATCAAACAAACGCGCGGTATCCAAAATAATCGTGCGTTTGAAGCGATGTCACTCAATGCTGGGGCTGCGACTGCACCACCCGCTGAACCCTATCGCCTGTTTGCAGCGCTTGAATCGCCCCTAGTTCAAGATTTATCCTTACCAAACCGCAGCGAAAGCGTTTTGAATCGAATCTTGCACTATCAGTTTATCGGCGATCGCGCTGCTCTAATTTCTGAACATGCCTACCCGCTCGATCCTAAACCCGCGAATACGATCGAATACGGATTGACCGATTTACTCTCGATCGACCAGGGCGGACACTTTTTGAGTTTAGAGCGATCTCTAGGACTCGGCGGATTTCAAGCGAAACTGTTTCAAGTCGAAACTGGAACCGCCAGCGATACTTCCAGGATCGAAACATTGCGCGATGCGACAGGCGTACAAACCGCGCGCAAAGAGTTGCTCCTAGACCTCAATACGTTAGGTGTACGGCTCGATAATTTAGAAGGCATGACTCTGGGAGCACGATTCCCGGATGGCTCTCAGAGTCTCATCTTGGTGAGCGACGACAATTTCAATGGACTCGTGCAAATTACACAGTTTCTCCTCTTTCGACTGACAGGGTTAAAAGGCTAA